Proteins encoded in a region of the Diabrotica virgifera virgifera chromosome 4, PGI_DIABVI_V3a genome:
- the LOC126883463 gene encoding uncharacterized protein LOC126883463 — protein sequence MAISVRATVQGGVDQRNSNGPRWRRSTGQQRSKVEAISGTATVQGGGSQWDSDGPRWRRSAGQQRSKVEAVSGTATVQAGGDQQDSNGPRWKRSAGQQWSKVESISGTATVQGRGGQRDSNGPRWRRSAGQQWSKVESISGTATVQGGDGQRDSNGPRWSRSAGQQRSKVETVSGTAMVQSGGDQRDNNGPRWSRSAGQQRSKVEAVSGTATVQVEVIGSPEQPITIRFNFNTASLASGYADDSLNRPTRGTKLCVGRFTCGKRTW from the exons ATGGCAATCAGCGTGAGAGCAACGGTGCAAGGTGGGGTCGATCAGCGGAACAGCAACGGTCCTAGGTGGAGGCGGTCaacgggacagcaacggtccaaggtggaggcgatcagcgggacagcaacggtccaaggtggaggcagTCAGTGGGACAGcgacggtccaag gtggaggcgatcagcgggacagcaacggtccaaggtggaggcggtcagcgggacagcgaCGGTCCAAGCTGGAGGCGATCAGcaggacagcaacggtccaaggtggaaacgttcagcgggacagcaatggtccaaggtggagtcgatcagcgggacagcaacggtccaaggtagaggcggtcagcgggacagcaacggtccaaggtggagacggtcagcgggacagcaatggtccaaggtggagtcgatcagcgggacagcaacggtccaaggtggagacggtcagcgggacagcaacggtccaaggtggagtcgatccgcgggacagcaacggtccaaggtggagacggtcagcgggacagcaatgGTCCAAAGTGGTGGCGATCAGCGGGACaacaacggtccaaggtggagtcgatcagcgggacagcaacggtccaaggtagaggcggtcagcgggacagcaacggtccaagtaGAGGTAATAGGATCACCGGAACAGCCGATAACGATTCGATTCAATTTCAACACCGCGAGCCTTGCTTCTGGGTATGCAGACGATTCTTTGAATCGTCCCACCAGGGGTACCAAATTATGTGTAGGACGCTTCACCTGTGGTAAAAGGACCTGGTGA